The Planctellipticum variicoloris DNA window CGACCCCGAGCTGCGGAATCGCAAACGTCTCGCCCCCGCTCTCCACGACCAGCGCCGAAATGATGGCCAACGTCAGAGGAATCTTGATCTTGACGGTCGTTCCGACGCCGAGAACGGAGTTCAGTTCGACGGTCCCGCCGATCCGTTCGATCGCGGTGCGGACCACGTCCATCCCGACCCCGCGGCCCGAAACCGAACTGATCGTCTCGGCCGTCGAGAAACCCGGCAGAAAGATCAGCTTGAAAACCTCGGAATCCGGCATCGCAGCCGCGTCCGCCTCTGAAACAAGGCCGTTCTCGATGGCCTTCTTGAGGACTCGAACTCGATTGATGCCGGCGCCGTCGTCTTCGATGCGGATGATGACGTGACCGCCCTCGTGGTACGCGTCGAGACAGATGCGGCCGATTTCGGACTTTCCATTCGCCAGCCGAATGGCGGGAGTCTCGACCCCGTGGTCCGCCGAATTGCGGATCATGTGCGTCAGCGGGTCTTTGATGGCGTCGAGAACCGTCCGGTCGAGTTCGGTCTCAGCCCCGGACATTTCCAGTTCGATCTGCTTGTCGGTGACTTTGCAGAGGTCGCGCACCAGCCGGGGCAGCTTGTTCCACGCGTTGCCGATCGGCTGCATGCGGGTCTTCATGACCCCCTCCTGCAGATCGGTTGTCACGCGATTGAGATGAACGATCGGGGCGGCGTACTTGGACTCGTCTTCGCCGCGGACCATCTGCAGGAGCTGGTTGCGGGTCAGGACCAGTTCGCCGACCAGATTCATCAGGCGGTCGAGCACGTCCACATTCACGCGGATCGACAGATCGGAAATGGTCTTCTTGCCACTTTCCTGGAGGGGATCGTGTTCCGGATCGATCGCAGGCGGTTGAGGCGGGGCCTTGGCCGCAATCGGGGCCGACTGCGGAGACGCGACCGGCCTCGCTTCGGCAATCGGCTCTGGCGCGGAGACTGGTGTGAATTGGGCCGGGGTCGGCTCCGAGACCGCCGCCCGGACGGGCGCCGCCGGCGCCGGACTGGGCGAAGGGGCCGGCGGAGTCGGTTTATGGGCAACTGGCTCGGCGAGCGAGGCGAGCATGTCGAGCCGATGAATCAGATCGCCGGACTCGAGATTCGGTTCTTCGCCGGCCGTTTCCAGACCGTTCAGAAGATCCTTGATCCGGTCGATCCCTTCCAGCACGATCGAAATGGAAGGCGACGAGACTGCCAGGGTTCCTTCCCGCATCTTGCCCAGCACGTTCTCAGTCGCATGAGCGACTTTGCCGAGACGAGCGAGGCCAATGAAACCGCAGGTCCCTTTGATCGTATGGATCGTGCGGAACACGCTGGCGAGCAGGTCGCTGTTGTTCGGCTCCTTTTCGAGAGTGACAATCTCGGAATCCAGTTGTCCGAGATTCTCCCAGCTCTCGGCAAGGAATTCTTTCAGCAGATCGTCGTCCATCGTAAAGCCGTTCCTGGGACGGGAAAAGGAGTTGTCGAGCGAGCCGGAGCGGGCGACGCCGAGCGACGTTCAGACCCGTGCAATGACAACATGTTCCTGCACCGCGGAACGCCCCGGGAGCGGACGAAGCGAACAAGATGCATATCGTCGGAAGTCAAATCGGAAGATCAGCGAGGCGAGGGAATTACGCCAGATTGGTCGACGAATGCTCGAATCACGATCATCTTCCGCAGAGACGGTGCACGAGGCTGAGTCGGAGAAGTCGGTGCAATCCGAATAGCAAGCTGGAGATGTCGCGAGATGCGTGGATGTGTGCGGCCGGATGGGGCGCAATATGCCCGGTAACCGGAGCGTGCGGGCGGTACGCATCGGCAACGTCGCCAGGTGACGCGACGTTTTCATCAACGACCATGGCGAACGTCTGCGGCGCGAATGTCGCCATCCCTCGCTGACGGCTGGCCTCATCACTTCCCGGGCGAGATTGCCGATGCGGCAAGCGATGCGGGCCCGGCAGATCAGAATGGGATCGCAGTGAGCTCAAGATCGCGGGGCGAAGGCGGAGTCCTCGGAAAGCTCTTCTCCTCCGGGCGACCGCACGCAGCCCGTCGCGCCCTCGCAAATTGGCTCGTCAGCGCGACACCCGGCGAACCGTCGACTGTCGGGGATTTGGGCCGTGGTTTGAGGGTTGTCGCGTCCCCGAAAACGGGGGACCTGTCGATCCCCGTTTTCACGCCGATCTTTCGGGGCGAAGTCCTTGCAAACACTGGCCCGGTCAGGGATAGTGTCGAATCGGCCGGTGCACGGGAATGCACTCCAGCGACCTGCTGCGACGCCGCGAACTTCGTTCCGCCGGGTCGATCGCAGTCGTTGATCGGCGAGGCTTCAGCAAGCCTTCCGAGGTAGTCACCAGGGCAAGGGCAGCTTGGCAGATGGCGAAGAAAAAGGCAGCAGGCGGCTGGGAAGAGGGAACTCGAATCCGCGTCAAGGTCGGTGTCGCGTCTTCGGAGTTTCCAGACGTGTCGATCGCCGGCTGGAGCGGTTCCGTTGTCGAAACGTCCGGCAAGCCGCCCTCCCTCAAACTGATCGTCGAATGGGACGACGTTACGTTGAACGCAATGCCCGCGGACTATGTCTCGCGTTGCGAAGCGCAGCAGCTCTTTTATCGCATGGCGTATCTGGATGCGGCTGACGTCGAGACCGCAAACTGACGACTCGGAACGGCGAGCGGCCGCTGGCCACCCGCTTCATCGGGTCGGAAACCTCCGATGGCCGAAATTATCACGACCCGCCATCCTGAATTCGTCTCCGGCCAAGTTGGTTTTCCGTGATCACCTCCCGCCGACTGTCTCCCGTGACGACGGCTCCAGGTTGCCGCTGAATGTGGTCTGATGTTCACAGTGCAGGATAGGGCGTCCGGGATCGGTCAAGTTGCCAGCGACCGGCTCAACTCATGTGGACAATTGCCTTGATGACTCCCGTCTCGGGCTTGATCCAAGTGGGAAAGATTTCCGGGACTTCTGCAAACTGGGCGTGGTGCGTAATCCAAGGCTGGGTGTCGATCGTCCCCGCCTCGATCAGCGCGATGATCCGGCTGAAATCGCGCGACAGCGCATTCCGGCTGGCCAGCAATGTCAACTCGCGGCGGTGCATGGTCGGGGCGTGTGGGAATTCGAGCATCTGCTGCGTGATGCCGACGTAGACGACCCGCCCGGCGAAAGCAGCGAATTCCATCGCCCGGGTCATCGACTTGTTGCTCCCGGTCGCATCGATCACCACGTCGGCGAGTTGGCCGTTCGTCAGGTCGGCCAGCGTCTTGACGTCGGATTCATCGCCGCGGACGATCAGGGTGTCCGGGACGCCCATCTTGTTTCGCACGAACGCCAGGCGGGACTCGCTGATGTCCATGACGATGATGCGAGCGCCACTCAGCTTGGCAAATTCGATCACTGACAGGCCGATCGGTCCCGCGCCGATCACCAGCACGTTCTCGCCCGGCTGCGGGTGGCAGCGGTCGACGGCGTGGCAGCCGATGGCGAGCGTCTCGACAAGAGCGCACTGATCGGGGGTCAGGTTGGTCGCCAGATGCAGCTTTCGCGCGGGGAGAATGATTCGCTCAGTCAGGCCGCCGTCGCACATCACGCCGAGCGTCTTGTGGTGCTCGCAGCAGTTGGTGAATCCTCGGCGGCACGAATAACACTTCTGGCAGTTGATGTACGGCTCGACCGAGCAGCGGTCGCCGGGTTTCACGTTTGCAACGCCCTCGCCGACCGCCAGGACTTCCACGCCGAGTTCGTGCCCGGGAATGCGGGGGTAGGAGAAGAACGGCATTTTTCCGAGATAACCGCCAAAGTCGGTGCCGCAGATGCCGACCCGCTGTACGCGGACGAGGGCCTCCCCCGGTCCCGGAGCCGTCGGTTCAGGGATGTCGATCATTCGCCAGGCAAGGGGCTTTTCGAGCTGCAATGCGTGCATGGGATGTTGACTCAATTGTTCTCGGGAAGGCCTTCCGCATGGCCGATGTTGTGAACGGGGGCAAAGATCTGGAGAACGTCGTGCAGGAGCTGCTGGTCAAGAGGTTCGGCAAGCCACTTGGCCCACTGGCGGATGTTGGCCGGATTCGCACTGCCAGCGACAGTCGTCGCAATGTCGGGATGCGCGCAGGAAAACTGCAGCGCAAGCTGAGCAATGTTCGAGCCTCGCTTCATGCACAATGCGGCCGCCTCCCGCGCAGCCGCCTTAACCGCCTCCGGCTCCTTCAGCCACGGAGGCAGCGGTGCATTGGTCAGCAGTCGCGCTGAGAAGGGGCCGGCGTTCATGACGCCAACGCCCTTTGACTTGAGGTAGGGCACTGACTCGTCCAGGAAACGGGTGTTCTGGAGCGTGTACTGGTTGTACGATAAGACGCAGTCGACGTCGATCTGGTCGCAGATGAAGCGAAAGATCTTCTGCGGATAGCCGCTGAAGCCGATAAACCGCACTTTCCCCGCCTGCTGAATTTTCCGGAGCGCAGGAATGGTCTCATTGACGATCTGCTGCATTGGAACGAATTCGATATCGTGGCAGAGAATGATATCGAGATGATCCGTGCCGAGCCGGTGCAGGCTGACGTCGACGCTTTCGGCAACCCGTTTTGCGCTGAAATCAAAGTGCCCGAGATCATAGCGGCCAAGCTTGGTGCAAAGCGTGTAATTGTCTCGCGGCACGCCGCGCAGGGCGATTCCCAGCAGCACTTCGCTCATGCCGCGTCCGTAGAACGGCGACGTGTCGATGAAGTTCAGTCCGGAGTCGAGGGCAACCCGCACGCTCTGGAGCGCCTCATCGAGCTGGACGCTGCGGAACTCCTGCCCCAGCGACGATGCGCCGAAGCTGAGAATCGGAAGTTCGAGGCCGGTCTTGCCAAGGGCGCGAGTCTGCATGGTGTGCACTCCGGAACGAACAGCGAGAGATCAGTCCGCGACGACTCAGCCGATGAACAACGGCCGCATGTGGCGTTCGTAGAGATTTTCCGTCACCTGCTGCGCGACGATCGCTTCGTTTGCCTCTAGCAGGTTCGTATAGCGGGACCCCGCCTGGGCGGCGATCTTGAACGAGACATGCAACAACTGCCGGACGTGCGCATTGAACTCCGGGTGTGTCGGAATGTGCCGGACCGCGCTGGCAAGCTGCGGCCCCGTCCAGCCGTTGACGGTGACGGCGCTCGGGAGCTTGCTGCGGTCGATGTCAATCACGCTGGCGTAGGGAGCGCAAAGTTCGTCGACATGCGACAGGGCGTACGCATAGATCTCCTTTGCCAGAACGAGCCCGTCGCCGCCGGCCTCGGCCAGGCCGATGACCTCCTCCAGCCACGTCGTGCCTGCCGTCTTGACATGCAGCCCCGCCCCCGTGCGCGCCAGCGCCCGCCGGATGATCGGATACAGGCTGAACTTGTCGCTCCCGCTGTGCACGCTCAGTTTCAGACCGGCCGGAAGCCCGTACTGCTCCACGGCGTGTGCGATCACCGCGAGGTCGTCGTTGAACTCCTTCTCGAACTGGACCAGGTCGCCGACGTAGTCCACTCCCTTGTTGAACCGGCCGGTGAACTTCGGAGCAATCGTCTGCAGCCGGATCTTCTCGTCGGCCAGCGCCGCCAGAATGATCAGCAGCTCGGGCGGCGTCTGCGGGGCGTCGGTCTCATCCGTCGAGACTTCGGCGATAATCTTGTCTTCGCCCTTCGCCGCCGCGATATGGCGATAAATCTTCCCCGCATCCTGCACGGCGAGCAAGTATTTGGCGGCGACCCGTTCAATGTCAGCTCGCGTAATCGTCAGCATCCCGCTGACGCCGGGGATCTGGAGCGAACCGACCAGCTCCGGGTGCCGGCCGATAAACGCCTGCACGTCCCCGGCCGCCGCCGGCTTGCCGATCGAGTCGGCGACGTCGATCGTGAAAAAGTCGGAGCACGCCAGGAAGCGGTCGACGGTTTCCAGGCGGATATGGTCGGCGTCGACATGCCACGGCCTGGTCCAGCCGAGTTCTTTCACGGCAGCTTGAGCGGCGTCATACACGCTCTGAGGTTCGGACCCAACAAAGGTGTGCTCGCGATTCGACTTGTTCCAGACGGGGGCGACATCGATCCCGTCGCCGGCGAGCTTCTGAAAGGCGCGCAGTTGCGCCTTCGCCTGATGGGCGAACCGGTCGCCAACGCCGAACGAGAATCTTTCGAGAGTCAGCATGCGGATGTTCTTTCAAAAACGTCGCGAATCCGGCGAGTATTGTGAGGTCATTGGGCCGCGAATGGAATGGCTGGACTTGACCCTGGCATGGCGATTCTTATCCTCACTTGCATGGTTCGGAAACCCGCTTCCACCCGTGATGAACCCTCCTTTGTGTCCCGTCAGGTCACGGACGAGCGGCGATACTACCTGAATCTGAACCCGCCCCCGGATGCAGGATTCGTCGTCGTCTGCGGCGGCGTCGAGCGCATGCGTCCCGAGTATGAGGTGTGTCGCCGTGACTTCCCGCACTTCGCCGTGGAACTGGTCGCTGAAGGAGAAGGCATGCTGCTCCTCAACGGTCGCCGCTTTCAGCTCGCGCCGGGCGTCGTCTTTGCCTACGGGCCCGGGATTCCCCACACCATCCGGACCGACCCGCAGCACCGCATGCGGAAGTACTATCTCGACTTCGCCGGGGCCGAGGCCCAGCCTCTCCTCGCAGCGACCGGCCTGGCCGACTGGAGAGCCCTCCGCGTCGCGGCGCTGCACGAAGTCGTCGACCTCTTCGAGTCGTTGGGGCGCGAAGCCCGCGAGGAAAGCCCCATTGCACGCACCGTGTGCGACACGCTGGCGCGGCTGGTGCTGCTGAAAATCCAGCAGCGAGCAGTCTCAGGAGGACGCGATGTCCCGCGTTCTTTCACGACCTATGAGCGGGTCCGTCGTCACATGGAAGAACACTTCCTGCGGCTGCAGACAATAGAAGACGTCGCCCGCGAGTGTCGCGCGACCCCCATGTACGTCTCGCGACTCTTTCGCCGCTTCGGCGGGACCGGAGCATATCAATTCCTGCTCCGGCTGAAGATGGACTACGCCGCCGAGCTGCTGCTCGATCAGGGACTCCTGGTCAAGCAGGCCGCCGCCCGGCTCGGCTTCGCAGATCCGTTCCAGTTTTCGCGGGCCTTCAAGCGGGTCCACGGCGTGCCGCCGAAGCAGTTGCTCGACTCCAGCCTGGCTCAGCCCCGGAATAGTCTCGCAGCAGAGTGAGACTGTTCCGCATATCGAATTCACGCTCGCGGAACGGCCTCGTCCTCGATCTGATCCGCGCGAAACCGCACGTCGACGAGCGTCAGAACGCCCCGGTGAGAGCGGGGGTGATACCCCTTGCGGAACTGAAACCGCCAGACAAGGTCGTCGCCCGTCAGGTCCACGTTCTCTTCGCTGGGAAGGAATGTTTCGAGCGTTGCTCCCGGCGCGAGGTCGTCGTCGATCACCTGGCCGGTGATCAGCCATTCGCTCTCTTCGGGCAGCGGGTAGAGATAGTGGAGCTGCCCCTCCCGGCCCTTGCGACGCTCCGTCTCGTTGCCAAGAAAAGCGTTCGTCTTGACGATCACGCCGCTGTCGGCGAATCCCCGCTTGTAGACGACCAGCCGATCGAGTGGGGCAAACGTCTGATCGCTGGAGACGTTCTCCAGCTTGAGCCAGAGCTTGAGGACCGGACCGGACGGTTCCCGCTTCGACTTGCTGGACTTGTCGAAGTGGCGAAATGCCAGCGAAGCGCGGGTCACGCGGAGTGGCGTGACTCGTACGTTCCCGAATCGGCGGGACTCACCCAGCCGGAGCACATGCCCCGGCGCGACATCGGCGTCCGGAGGAGCGACCTTCATGCCGATCTCGCCGGAAGAATCGACCGGTGGTTTGAGATCGGGCAGGCTCTCAAGCTGATGCGTGCGCACCGGACGGAGGAAGAGCACATAAATCAGTATCAGTGTGACAGCGCTGGCATAGCTGGCGACCATCAGAAACTGCTTGCGGGGAACAAAATCACCAGGCGGAAACGCCGGTGCGACGGACGCTGGAGCCGCCTCCCGTTTTTCTGCAGAAATCGCCTCCCGTTCCGGTTCCGGCAGTGGAGCGTCGACGACCACGGGAAAGACGGACTCCGCCACGGCGGGAGCCGGCTCAAAGCCTCCCAGGTCGAACGACCCCCTGGCCGGCTCGGGAGCGGGCGAACCGCTCGTCGTCAGGAAGGCAAACGGGTTGTCCTCAGCCGCGCCGATGGCGGCAGTTGCCGTTTGATCCGCGACTTCAACGGGAACGGGCAGCTTCGGAAAGCTGTCACCCAGGGGCGCCGAGTTCTCCGATTCGACGGAAGAAGCCTTCAGATCCCCTCCGGTCCACGGTTCCGCAGGCGACTCGTAGACATGGCTCGAGGGATCTTCCAGAGCCGTCTGGCCGTTCGCGTCTCCCGGTGCGACTGGGGGCGCCCCAAGCGCTGCGATGGCGTCCGTGATCGACGACGGGGCGGACTCGCTGACCGCCGCGGCTTCGGAGAGGACCGCTCCTTCCGTAGCCGGTTCTTCATCGGGAATCTCCAGATGCGCTCCGCAATGCGGACAGGCGACAACCACGCCGGTGGCTTCGACCAGCAACGGCTGGTGACATTGTCCGCAGGTCACTTCCATCGGCATCGGCGACGTCCTCGCAACACAGACTGATGACTTCCCGTCAGACGGCGGCTCGCGGGCCGTCCGCCAGAGACTGCCAGTCTACGCTGGCGACAGGACCGGCGGAAACCAACTGATCCGATCGGCCGAACAAAATTCTCCCCAGGACGCCGACGCCACCGAATCGCTCGATCTGTGCGGCATTCTCCGCCGTGGAAAGATCATGCGAATTCGCGTCGGGTTCGTTGAGCACAATTCCAGCGACACGGAGTCCGCGCGCCCGGACAGATTCAATCGTCAGCAAAGTGTGATTGATGGTCCCCAGGCCCGCCCGGGCGACCACGAGCACCGGATACTGCAAAGCGGCCGCCACATCCGCCACCAGCGATTGGTCGCTGAGCGGCGACAGCCACCCGCCGGCCCCTTCGACGACGAGGACGTCCGACCGACCGCACCACCAGGCTGCACCGGCAGTGAGCAGCGCATCATTCACTTCGCGACGTTCGAGGCGGGCCGCCTGGGGCGGCGCCACGGCGGCCAGGAACCGCTGCGGACAGATCGCATCGTCCGGACCGTCGAAGGCAATTGCATTCCGAAGGGCCGAGACATCATCCCAGGTTGGAACGCCATCCGGCCCTGTCGCGGCGCCCGAGCACGCGGGTTTATAAGCGCCGACTCGCAGCCCGCGCGAGCATAAGTCTCGAAGAATCAGAGTCGTCGCA harbors:
- a CDS encoding chemotaxis protein CheW gives rise to the protein MDDDLLKEFLAESWENLGQLDSEIVTLEKEPNNSDLLASVFRTIHTIKGTCGFIGLARLGKVAHATENVLGKMREGTLAVSSPSISIVLEGIDRIKDLLNGLETAGEEPNLESGDLIHRLDMLASLAEPVAHKPTPPAPSPSPAPAAPVRAAVSEPTPAQFTPVSAPEPIAEARPVASPQSAPIAAKAPPQPPAIDPEHDPLQESGKKTISDLSIRVNVDVLDRLMNLVGELVLTRNQLLQMVRGEDESKYAAPIVHLNRVTTDLQEGVMKTRMQPIGNAWNKLPRLVRDLCKVTDKQIELEMSGAETELDRTVLDAIKDPLTHMIRNSADHGVETPAIRLANGKSEIGRICLDAYHEGGHVIIRIEDDGAGINRVRVLKKAIENGLVSEADAAAMPDSEVFKLIFLPGFSTAETISSVSGRGVGMDVVRTAIERIGGTVELNSVLGVGTTVKIKIPLTLAIISALVVESGGETFAIPQLGVVELVRVPFDERQRIERIHSHEVFRLRNRLLPLIHLNDVLQLPEDTAPEDDINIVVVQVGEEQFGLLVSEVFDTQEIVVKPVGTLLRSIKAYQGTTILGDGRVIIILDVAGIASEYGGQASRAAQMEQARQEEDHGIPQESTSLLLFRSAQSGTLAVPLALVSRLEEIPRNQIERSGDRMVVQYRGNLLPLIAMVGYGASSEDAGDMQSVVVFSDGISSVGLLVDEIEDIIDEPLTIRMASQRPGTLGTAIINGKATDVLDTQHYLTQVYPDWFRGDKVKKARRLLVVDDSMFFRQLARTALEADGYRVHTASSASDAMTILEHDTHFDGIICDIEMPQVDGCQFAEWARKRPGTIELPLIAMTSLDGDVHGERILGAGFDEMLMKFNPSQLMSTLKRIFQNVDRQRGKSA
- a CDS encoding zinc-binding alcohol dehydrogenase family protein gives rise to the protein MHALQLEKPLAWRMIDIPEPTAPGPGEALVRVQRVGICGTDFGGYLGKMPFFSYPRIPGHELGVEVLAVGEGVANVKPGDRCSVEPYINCQKCYSCRRGFTNCCEHHKTLGVMCDGGLTERIILPARKLHLATNLTPDQCALVETLAIGCHAVDRCHPQPGENVLVIGAGPIGLSVIEFAKLSGARIIVMDISESRLAFVRNKMGVPDTLIVRGDESDVKTLADLTNGQLADVVIDATGSNKSMTRAMEFAAFAGRVVYVGITQQMLEFPHAPTMHRRELTLLASRNALSRDFSRIIALIEAGTIDTQPWITHHAQFAEVPEIFPTWIKPETGVIKAIVHMS
- a CDS encoding aldo/keto reductase, translated to MQTRALGKTGLELPILSFGASSLGQEFRSVQLDEALQSVRVALDSGLNFIDTSPFYGRGMSEVLLGIALRGVPRDNYTLCTKLGRYDLGHFDFSAKRVAESVDVSLHRLGTDHLDIILCHDIEFVPMQQIVNETIPALRKIQQAGKVRFIGFSGYPQKIFRFICDQIDVDCVLSYNQYTLQNTRFLDESVPYLKSKGVGVMNAGPFSARLLTNAPLPPWLKEPEAVKAAAREAAALCMKRGSNIAQLALQFSCAHPDIATTVAGSANPANIRQWAKWLAEPLDQQLLHDVLQIFAPVHNIGHAEGLPENN
- a CDS encoding tagaturonate epimerase family protein: MLTLERFSFGVGDRFAHQAKAQLRAFQKLAGDGIDVAPVWNKSNREHTFVGSEPQSVYDAAQAAVKELGWTRPWHVDADHIRLETVDRFLACSDFFTIDVADSIGKPAAAGDVQAFIGRHPELVGSLQIPGVSGMLTITRADIERVAAKYLLAVQDAGKIYRHIAAAKGEDKIIAEVSTDETDAPQTPPELLIILAALADEKIRLQTIAPKFTGRFNKGVDYVGDLVQFEKEFNDDLAVIAHAVEQYGLPAGLKLSVHSGSDKFSLYPIIRRALARTGAGLHVKTAGTTWLEEVIGLAEAGGDGLVLAKEIYAYALSHVDELCAPYASVIDIDRSKLPSAVTVNGWTGPQLASAVRHIPTHPEFNAHVRQLLHVSFKIAAQAGSRYTNLLEANEAIVAQQVTENLYERHMRPLFIG
- a CDS encoding helix-turn-helix transcriptional regulator produces the protein MSRQVTDERRYYLNLNPPPDAGFVVVCGGVERMRPEYEVCRRDFPHFAVELVAEGEGMLLLNGRRFQLAPGVVFAYGPGIPHTIRTDPQHRMRKYYLDFAGAEAQPLLAATGLADWRALRVAALHEVVDLFESLGREAREESPIARTVCDTLARLVLLKIQQRAVSGGRDVPRSFTTYERVRRHMEEHFLRLQTIEDVARECRATPMYVSRLFRRFGGTGAYQFLLRLKMDYAAELLLDQGLLVKQAAARLGFADPFQFSRAFKRVHGVPPKQLLDSSLAQPRNSLAAE
- the bioD gene encoding dethiobiotin synthase, whose product is MAALKLFPCRGLFVTGTDTGVGKTVATTLILRDLCSRGLRVGAYKPACSGAATGPDGVPTWDDVSALRNAIAFDGPDDAICPQRFLAAVAPPQAARLERREVNDALLTAGAAWWCGRSDVLVVEGAGGWLSPLSDQSLVADVAAALQYPVLVVARAGLGTINHTLLTIESVRARGLRVAGIVLNEPDANSHDLSTAENAAQIERFGGVGVLGRILFGRSDQLVSAGPVASVDWQSLADGPRAAV